The nucleotide sequence GGTGTACATCTGCGACCAGTGCGTTGGGCTCTGCACCACGATCCTCGCGGGCGAGCGGGCACAGCACCCGGGCGACGAACCGGACGCCGGAGCCACACGGGACATCGCCGCCTGGCAGGACATGACCGACACCGAACTGCTGGAGCACCTGCCCAAGATCGCCGCGTCCGCCGCTCGGGTCGAGGAAAGCCTGAAACTGTGGGTGAATCACGCGCGCGAGCGCGGCCTGACCTGGGCCCGCGTCGGCGAAGCGCTGGGCATGACCCGCCAGTCGGCGTGGGGCAGATTCTCCGACGAGCCGTGAGCCTCAGACGAGCCGCTGGATCATGGTGTTGCTCACCAGATACCGGTATCCCGCTTCCCGAATGGCCTGGTCATGCCGGGCCGATCCACCGAACGGACTCCCCCACAAGAAGGCCATGGCCGGTGAGTTCTGTCCGGTGACGGCGTCCATCCGGCGCTTGGGGCGCACGATCTCGCGCAGCAGGTCCTCGTCGGTGACGATGTCGGCGATGCCGTCGTGGGAGGACGTGTGCGGCGTGACGGTGTGCCGTGCCGACAGCGCCGCGACCTCGTCCCAGGACATCGCCAGCCGGTCTCGTCCGATCTCCTCTCGGACCAGATCGATGTTGTGTGACCGGGCGAAAGCCTCCTGCTCCGCGGGCGGGCAGTCGACGAACCCGGTGCACACGAAGAACCACGCGGACAGACCCAGGGCGTCGCACACAGGACCCGCGACCTCGGCC is from Jatrophihabitans telluris and encodes:
- a CDS encoding ClpX C4-type zinc finger protein, translated to MPTTVLHCSFCTKAAPQVAKLIAGPGVYICDQCVGLCTTILAGERAQHPGDEPDAGATRDIAAWQDMTDTELLEHLPKIAASAARVEESLKLWVNHARERGLTWARVGEALGMTRQSAWGRFSDEP
- a CDS encoding polysaccharide deacetylase family protein, with the protein product MSAMPGFTEHRDAIAAGRFIRVVNYHNTPDSQRESLAAELGALAARYRCVSLAELDTFYETGAWVSSEPGFIPVFYEGYRNSAEVAGPVCDALGLSAWFFVCTGFVDCPPAEQEAFARSHNIDLVREEIGRDRLAMSWDEVAALSARHTVTPHTSSHDGIADIVTDEDLLREIVRPKRRMDAVTGQNSPAMAFLWGSPFGGSARHDQAIREAGYRYLVSNTMIQRLV